A section of the bacterium genome encodes:
- the coaD gene encoding pantetheine-phosphate adenylyltransferase: MGKEKIAVYPGTFDPITNGHIDIIIRAAKLFDRIIVAVGENPQKSPTFTHTERVDMVKKVVDSLGLPNVEVDHFCGLLAEYASRKGVTAIIRGLRAVSDFEYEFQMALANRKLFPKAETVFLMPSQSFVYLSSSIVKIIAQNGGDVSQFVPKEVEEMLMKKFGGKS, from the coding sequence ATGGGCAAAGAAAAAATAGCAGTTTATCCCGGCACATTTGACCCTATAACAAACGGACACATAGACATAATAATCCGCGCGGCAAAACTATTCGACAGGATAATAGTCGCGGTAGGAGAAAACCCTCAAAAATCACCCACATTCACTCATACGGAGCGAGTGGATATGGTCAAAAAAGTCGTTGATTCACTTGGTTTACCCAATGTTGAGGTTGACCACTTCTGCGGACTTTTGGCTGAATACGCCAGCAGAAAAGGCGTAACGGCCATAATAAGAGGACTTCGCGCGGTGTCCGACTTTGAATACGAATTTCAGATGGCTCTCGCAAACAGAAAGTTATTCCCAAAGGCGGAAACGGTATTTCTAATGCCGAGCCAATCATTCGTTTACTTAAGCTCATCTATAGTGAAAATAATTGCTCAAAATGGCGGCGATGTTTCCCAGTTCGTGCCCAAGGAAGTAGAAGAAATGCTTATGAAAAAATTTGGAGGTAAATCATGA